The uncultured Celeribacter sp. genome includes the window CAGCGCTTTCAGGCGCTGGGAAAAGCTCGCAGGCGCATGGGTCGGGCCTTCTTCGGGGAACAGACGGACATAGACGGCAATGGCGATACAGAAGCCAATCACGGCCAAAATGCCGGGAATGGTCGCCGCAAGAAAGAGTTTGACGATATTCTGTTCCGTCAGCAGCGCATAGATGATCAGCACCACCGAGGGCGGAATAAGAATGCCCAGCGTACCGCCTGCGGCCAGCGACCCGGAGGCCAACGCACCGGAATAGCCATGTTTACGCATCTCCGGCAAAGCCACCCGCGCCATGGTCGAAGCCGTGGCCAGAGACGACCCGGAGATCGAACCAAACATCGCACAACCCGCAACCGACGCCATCGCCAGCCCGCCCCGCAGATGCCCGATCCAGGCGTTCGAGGCGGCAAAGATCGCAGCGGAAATGCCAGAGCGCGTCGCCAGATGCCCCATCAGGATAAAGAGCGGCACGATCGCCAGCTCATAGGACATGAATTTGTCGACCCAGGCCGTGTTTAAATAGGCCATCAGCGCATAGGGTGAGGCCAGGGTGATATAGCCCACGGCCCCCACCAGCCCCATGCCCAGCGCGATGGGCATACGGGCAAAGATCAGCAGCAGAAGCCCGATCACCATCAGAACGGCAATTGTCAAAGGATCCATCAGCGTACCTCCATGCCGCGAAATGACCCGCTCAGCATCGGCAAGGCCTGCAAGATCGCGACCAGCGCGGAAAGCCCCGCCCCGAAGATCGCAGGCAGATACACCCACCAGATCGGTGCGCGCAGCAACATGGTGCGATCGCCGTAGTCATGCATCTCCGACAGACCAATGCAGAGGCGCCAGGCCAAGAAGGCCCAGCCAAAGGCAAAGACCAGCGTCCAGACGCCATCGAAGCGGCGCTGGATCACGGGCTTGAGCCAAAGTGTGAAGAGATCCACCATCACATGTCCCTTGTTGAACTGGCACAGCGGAAGGAACAGCGACGCGCAGGCGGCACAGGCCAGCTCAACCAGTTCAAAATCACCCCGGATACCCCCGAACCCCAAATTGCGCATCACCACAGAGAGTGTCACCGCGATCGAGGCCAGAAAAATGACTGCCCCGCCCAGCCCGGCGGCCAGAAGGCACACTCCGCGCAGGGCCTTAAACAGGGGGGTATGGTCCCCCTGTTCGTGGTCGTTATGAAGCCGTTCGGCCATGGTCGGTCACCCAGCGTCCAGAAGCTCGTTGGCGCGGGCCACAATGGCAGCGCCATCATGCCCGGCATCGTTCAACTTCTTGATCCAGTTGTCATAGATGGGTGTTGCCATCTCACGCCATTTTTCGACTTCGGCAGCAGGTATCGTGTGAATCTCATTGCCCTGCTTCTCGACCATCGAACGGCCGAAGGCTTCGAATTCATCAAACTGCTCGCCCAGGCGGCGGGACAGATCGATCCCGGAATGATCGTCGATCACCTTGCGCAGATCGTCGGAGAGACCCTCGTATTTGCGCTCATTCATGACCAAGGAGAACGTGTTGCAATAAATGCCGCGCGCGCCCGCTTCCGGTTCGTTCGACACCGTGGTGAGTTCCTGCAGCTTGAAGGCCGGGACCACCTCATAAGGCAGACAGCAGCCGTCGATCACCCCGTTCGACAGCCCGACGACCATTTCGGTCACCGGGAAGAACACGGTTTCCGCCCCCATCAGCGCCAGCATTTCGCCGGTGGCCTGATTCGGAGCGCGCAGCTTCAGCCCCTTGATGTCCTCCGCCGAGTTGATCTTTTGACCGCGGGTATGGAACTTGCCGCCATCATGGGTGTGAAAGGCCAGAGGCTTGAGACCGCGATATTCATTCTGGCCGTATTCTTCCATCAGCTGGTGCATCGCGACCGAAGTTTTCGCGGCATTGGTCACCATGAACGGCAGCGCCATGGTTTCTGCCACTGGGAAACGGTCGGGTGTATAAACGGGCAGCGTCCAGGAAATATCGGCAATTCCCTGACGCGCCTGATCGGCAAGCTGCGGCGGCTTGCCGCCAAGCTGCATCGCCGGGAACATCTGCATTTCAATCGCCCCGTCAGAGGCCTCGGAGATCTCCTTGGCCCAGACGTCAAAGAACCGGGTCTGCATCGGGGCGACGCCCGGCAGAAAATGCGCCACGCGCAGCGTCACTTCGGCCGCGTTGGCTTTCTTCAAAAGTGCGGGGGTGGCCAGAGCGGCCCCCAGGCTTGCAAGCGCCGTACGGCGTGTCATCGTTGTCATGTCAATTCCTCCCATTCATGACAGATACCCGATTTCAGACGGGTTCTTGGACTTTGTTGAACATGGGCGACCTCCTCCGCCGCCCACATCGTCCCTGGCACGCGCCTAGCGAAACACCGGCGCGCGTTTTTCCAGAAAGGCGCTCAGCCCCTCTTCGGCATCCTTGCTGGTCTGAGACACGGCAGCGCACATGCTTTCCATGAACAGACCATCGGCCTTGGCCATGTCTTCGATCCGGCTGATCGCCTGAATCATCATGTAGTTTGACAGAGTGGCGTTCTTGGCAATCTTCGCGGCCAATTTGCGCGCCAGCGCCATGGCTTCGCCCTCGCCCACCGCATAATGGGTCAGGCCCAGCGCCAACCCTTCGTCGGAGGTGTATTTGCGGCCCGTCAGCATCATCTCGCACATGCGGTCCGCGCCCAGAATACGCCCGATCCGAACCGAGGCCCCACCGCCGACAAAAATGCCGCGCATCCCTTCGGGCAATTGGAAGATAGTCGAGGGTTCCGCAATGCGCACATGGGTCGAAGCTGCCAGTTCCAGCCCGCCACCGATCACCGCGCCGAACATTGCCGAAATCACCGGCAGGCCGCCGAACTGGATCTTGTCCATGACGCCATGCCAGCCCCGGGAATGGCGCATCGTACCTTCAGCATCGCGGGCCACATGTTCCGACAGGTCGAGGCCTGAACAGTAATGCCCCGCCGTCCCGGTCAGGATCACAACCCGCACGCCCGCAGGCGGTTGCGAGAAAAAGCCGTCGATCGCCTCCAGAAGCTCATCGCACATGGCATTGCGCTTGGCCGGGCGGTTCATGGTCAGAGTGGCAATCGGCCCCTCGATTTCGATCTTGAGAATGTCACTGGTCATGAGCACCGTCTTCTTATTTGATCGGCATGCGCGCTGCCGCGTCGAGCCGGATTGTCGTGCCGTTCAGCATCGGGTTTTCAACGATCTGCTGCACGAGGCGGGCATATTCGTCGGCGTCTCCCATCCGGTTCGGGAAAGGAATGTTCTTGAGGATGTCCGCACGCACCTCATCGGGCAGCCCGGCGCTCATCGCGGTTTCAAAAAGGCCCGGCGCAATCGCCATCACCCGAATGCCGAACCGAGCCAATTCACGCGCGGCGGGCAAAGTCATCGAGGCCACACCGCCTTTGGAGGCCGAATAGGCCGCCTGCCCGATCTGACCGTCTTCGAACGCCACTGAGGCGGTGTTGACGATCACGCCGCGGGCGCCGTCATCATCCAGCGGCTCCGCCTTGGCGATAGCCCGCGCCGCGATGTTCATCACCGCATAGGTCCCCAGAAGGTTTACATTCAGCGTTTTCGCGAAACTGTCGATGGTCAGCGATCCATCCCGCGGCAGAATGCGGCTGGCGGTGCCGATGCCGGCGCAGGACACCACGATACGTGGCACGCCCAACTCCGCCTCAATGCGCGCAAAGGCCTTTTCGACAGCGGTTGCGTCGCTGACATCCGTTGCGATGCCAATCCCGCCGATCTCCGCAGCGGCGTGCTCTGCGGCCTCCTGCGACAGATCCAGAACCGCAACCCGTGCTCCCTGTGCCGCCAGCCGCCGGGCCGTCGCCTGCCCCAGCCCGCTGCCCGCGCCTGTCACAGCGGCAACGCACCCATCAATCTGCATTGGTATTCTCCTCCCATTTGTCGAAACACTGCGCTGACATTATTGTTATGTCAATGAACAATTAATGAGGATACCTTTTGCGAGCGCAGAAAATTTCACCGCGCCACACCTCCAGGCGGTGCCCGCACCCATGAGGGAGCCACTCATAAAGCCATCAAAAAAATAGAAATAGCTCCCGCAGCATGGTTGCTGCGACGCAGAAAGCTTTCGGGGATTTACATCTGAAAAAGGAACGCGCGCTGGCGTCCCGAGGCCTTATTCCTTGCGGGGTAGATGCAAAGGGGCGCGACTCAGATGGTTTCCGGCCTCGGCGATTTTGGCAGCAAGACGCAGGAATTCGTCTCGTTCCTCCGGATCAAGGCCGGCGAGAATGTCATCCTGAATTCCCCGGACAACGGGGATTAGCTCTTGCAGTAAAGCTTCGCCTGCCGCCGAGAGCGTGACTGTTTTCGCGCGCCGATCATGGGCACAGACGGCCCGTTCCACCAACCCGCGCCCCGCCAGTCGATCCACGACGCCACCGATGGTCGCACGGTCATAGGCGATCAGCCCGGCAAGGCTGGCCTGATCGAGACCGGGGTTCGCCCGAATCGCGTTCATGGCCGCGAATTGCACCGAGGTGATCGCGAATCCCGCCGCCTTTGTGCGTTCCTGAAAAACCGAAAGCGAGATCTGGTTCAGCCGCCGGATCAAATGGCCGGCCATATTGTGAATCTCAAGCTTCATCCGGTTTTTCCTTTATATTCTTGCACTCAACAGTGATCATTTGACCCCTTGATGCACAGAGAGAGCCTCCTGCGTCAATAATAAGCATACTTACCGACTTGACCCAGATCAAATGATAAGCATACATACTATTAACGGCGCGACGGGAGCGCGCCCGACAAAAAGGAGGAGCTCACCAATGTTCACCAAGACCAGACTGCTCAGCACAATCGCCGCCGCTACTCTGACGGCCACATCCGCATTCGCTCAGGATGTCACCCTGATCATGCACCACTTCCTGCCGCCGGTGGCCAATGCCCACAAGGTCATGCTGGAACCCTGGGCTGAACAGGTCGAGGCCGAGAGCGATGGACGCATCGACATTCAGATCTACCCGTCCATGTCCATGGGCGGCAAACCCAGCGAGCTGTACAGCCAGGTGCGCGACGGCACCGCGGACATCGTCTGGACCCTTCTGGGCTACACGCCGGGCGTCTTCCCGCGCACCGAAGTGTTCGAACTACCGACCGTCCACAAGGGCTCTGCGACCGACACCACCGTGGCCCTCAACGCATCGATGGATCTTCTGGCCGAGGACTTCAAAGACATCCACGTCCTGTTCCTGCATGCCAATGACGGCAACCTGATCCATTCGGGCACCCAGGAAGTCAAAACCTTTGAAGATGTCGCGGGTCTGAAACTGCGCACCCCTTCGCGCACCGGCGCCTGGCTGATCGAAGCGATCGGCGCGGAACCTGTCAGCCTGCCCGTTTCCGCCGTGCCTGAAGGCATGGCCAAAGGCGTGATCGACGGGGCCATGACCACCTATGAAATTGTCCCGGCGCTGAAGCTCCAGGAACTCGACAAATACACGGCGGAACTGCCCGATGGCGACCGCTTCGGCACGGCTGTGTTCATGGTCGCCATGAACCAGGACGCCTATGATCGCCTGCCCGACGATCTGAAAGCGGTGATCGACGCCCATTCCGGCATGAATGTCGCCGCCGAGATCGGCGCCATGTGGGAAGGGTTCGAAGACAACGGCATCAACGCTCTGGATGCTGCTGGCGTGACACGCACGACCTTCTCCGCAGAAGATGCCGAAAAATTCTCCGCCGCAGGCGATACGGTCGTTGATCGCTGGATCGAAGAAGTCAGCGGCAAAGACATCGACGGCGCCGCTCTGGTCGATGCCGCCCGTGCCGCCGTCGCCTCCGCACAGGACGCACGCGGCTCACAGGCCGACTGACCCCACGCCTGATCGGGCGACGGCGGTTCTGTCCCGTCGCCCGATCCCACCACGCACACTGAAACACGCACCCTTTCGGGAGGCATGCTATGCACGCACACGTCACGCGTCTGGCAGACGCATTCGCCATGCTTGGAGGCGCCATCCTCTTTGTCATCGTGATCGTCACCACCACCAACACCAGCGCCTTTATTCTGGACCGCATTCTGGGGCCAATGGGCGTCAATATCTCCGGCCTGCCCGGCTATGAAGACTTCGTTCAGCTCGCCATTTCCGGCGCTGCGCTGTTGTTTTTCCCCTTCACACAGGCCTCTCGCGGACATGTGGCCGTTGATCTGTTTGTCGCCAATGCGCCCATGCCAGTGAAATGGCTTCTGGATCGGATGTGGCTCAGCGTCACCACCGGTGTCGCGCTCTTCCTTGCCTGGTGGATGGTGCAGGGCATGCTCGAAATCCGCTCGGATGCTGCCGAAGCCGGTGTGCTCGGCTGGCCGATCTGGCCCTTCTACCTGCCCGGCATCGCCTCGATGATCCTTTGGGCCATCGTGTCCCTCAGCCAAATGTTCGGAGACAACCGTTATGCTTGATCCCATCACCATTGGGGTCGTGGGCCTCGTCATCCTTTTTGTCCTTCTGATCCTGCGCATGCCGGTCGGCATCGCCATGATCCTCGTCGGCATCGGCGGCACCTATGTGCTGTCTCTGGCGCTCCCCTATGTTCGCTTCGTGCCCTATCTGCGGCAGTTCAAAACCCTGCTGTGGGAAAATGTCGCCAGCTACGACCTCTCTGTCGTCCCGCTGTTTGTGCTGATGGGCTACATCGCCGCCGAAGCCCGGCTGTCCAGCGACCTGTTCAAAGGGCTGGAAGCCTTGCTGTCACGGCTGCGCGGTGGTGTGGCCATGGCTGCGATCGCGGCCTGCGGTGGCTTCGGCGCCGTCTGTGGCTCCTCGCTGGCGACAGCTGCGACCATGGGAAAGGTGGCGCTGCCGGAACTCAAGGCCCTTGGCTACAAGGATCGTCTCTCGGCGGGCGCCTTGGCCGCAGGCGGCACACTCGGCATCCTGATCCCGCCGTCGGTGGCACTGGTGATCTATGCGATCATCGTCGAGGGCTCGATCCTCAAGATGTTTCAGGCGGCCGTGATCCCCGGTCTGCTGGCCGTTCTGTCCTTCATTGCCGTCATCGCCATTCTGGTCCGCGTGGACCCGTCGCTCGCGCCCGAGCCGCGCCCGATGGAACGCGACGCCCGCAACCGTGCCCTCAAACGCCTGCTGCCGGTGATCCTGATTTTCGGCGCGATCATCCTGGGGCTGGGCTTTGGCCTGTTCACACCGACGCCCGCCGCCTCCATCGGCGTCTTCCTGATCGGGGCCTATGGCTTTGCCCTGCGCGGTCTGACGGGTGAAGGACTGAACTGGGCCGGGCTCAAACGCGCCCTGCATGCCACCGCCATCACCTCGGGCATGATCTATCTGATCCTGTTTGGCGCCGAGGTACTCAAGGGCTTTTTCACCCGCACCGGGCTGCCGCAGGCCTTGTCGGAATGGGCCGCCACCTCTGGCATGGATCCGATGCTGGTGCTGGTGATCATGCTTGGGGTGTTCATCCTGCTGGGCTGTTTCATGGAAAGCCTCGCAATGATCCTCGTGGTGGTGCCTTTCTTCTGGCCAACGCTGATCGCACTGAACGGCGGCGATTATGTCACCGCTGAAATGGCCGCCTTTGGCATGGGCAACGAAGAGCTGAAAATCTGGTTCGGCATTCTGGCCCTCATCGTCGTGGAACTCGGGCTGATCACGCCGCCCGTGGGCCTCAACGTCTTCATCATCTCCTCGCTCGCCAAGGACACCAAGATGTCCACCATCTTCCGGGGCGTTCTGCCTTTCCTTGGCTCCGAGGTCATTCGTGTCGGCCTGATCCTGATGATCCCGGCACTCACTCTCACCGTTCCGCGCCTCATCGGCGGCTGATCACTGAAAAAGGAGACACTCACATGTCTGATCTTCCTATCATTATTGCCGGTGGCGGCATCGGCGGCCTGGCAGCAGCCTGTGGCCTTGCCCGCAAAGGCCATCGCTCCATCGTTGTCGAGCAAGCCCCCGCGCTTGGCGAAATTGGTGCGGGCATCCAGATCGGCCCGAACGCCTTCCACTGTTTCGACTATCTCGGCGTCGGCGACGAGGCCCGCGAAAAAGCGGTCTATATAGACAAGCTGCGCCTGATGGATGCGCAAACCGCCGAAGACATCACGTCGATCCCGCTGGACGAACCGTTCCGTGAACGCTTCAAAAACCCCTATGCCGTGGTGCACCGCGCCGACCTGCATGGCGTTCTTCTGAAATACTGTGAGGACAGCCCGCTGGTCGACATTCGCACCTCGCATGTGGTCGAGGGTTACGAACAGGACGGCACATCGGTGACGCTCAAGGTCAAAGACCGCGATCCGATCAAGGGATCCTTCCTGATCGGCGCC containing:
- a CDS encoding TRAP transporter large permease, whose product is MDPLTIAVLMVIGLLLLIFARMPIALGMGLVGAVGYITLASPYALMAYLNTAWVDKFMSYELAIVPLFILMGHLATRSGISAAIFAASNAWIGHLRGGLAMASVAGCAMFGSISGSSLATASTMARVALPEMRKHGYSGALASGSLAAGGTLGILIPPSVVLIIYALLTEQNIVKLFLAATIPGILAVIGFCIAIAVYVRLFPEEGPTHAPASFSQRLKALRDIWHIVVIFVIVLGGIYGGFFTPAEGASVGVILMLIAGVLTRGLDLRAILDCLIDTAASTAMIFAIVFGADIFNVALALSRMPAEVAAYFSAADVAPMVVLMGIIVFYLIMGCLMDSLSMILLTVPVFFPTIMALDFGLMPEQQAMWFGIISLVVVEMGLITPPVGMNLFVISSMAKDIPTREIFRGTTPFIIAEVCRIVILVSFPALSFWLVDLVAN
- a CDS encoding TRAP transporter small permease — protein: MAERLHNDHEQGDHTPLFKALRGVCLLAAGLGGAVIFLASIAVTLSVVMRNLGFGGIRGDFELVELACAACASLFLPLCQFNKGHVMVDLFTLWLKPVIQRRFDGVWTLVFAFGWAFLAWRLCIGLSEMHDYGDRTMLLRAPIWWVYLPAIFGAGLSALVAILQALPMLSGSFRGMEVR
- a CDS encoding TRAP transporter substrate-binding protein, which codes for MTTMTRRTALASLGAALATPALLKKANAAEVTLRVAHFLPGVAPMQTRFFDVWAKEISEASDGAIEMQMFPAMQLGGKPPQLADQARQGIADISWTLPVYTPDRFPVAETMALPFMVTNAAKTSVAMHQLMEEYGQNEYRGLKPLAFHTHDGGKFHTRGQKINSAEDIKGLKLRAPNQATGEMLALMGAETVFFPVTEMVVGLSNGVIDGCCLPYEVVPAFKLQELTTVSNEPEAGARGIYCNTFSLVMNERKYEGLSDDLRKVIDDHSGIDLSRRLGEQFDEFEAFGRSMVEKQGNEIHTIPAAEVEKWREMATPIYDNWIKKLNDAGHDGAAIVARANELLDAG
- a CDS encoding crotonase/enoyl-CoA hydratase family protein, with the translated sequence MTSDILKIEIEGPIATLTMNRPAKRNAMCDELLEAIDGFFSQPPAGVRVVILTGTAGHYCSGLDLSEHVARDAEGTMRHSRGWHGVMDKIQFGGLPVISAMFGAVIGGGLELAASTHVRIAEPSTIFQLPEGMRGIFVGGGASVRIGRILGADRMCEMMLTGRKYTSDEGLALGLTHYAVGEGEAMALARKLAAKIAKNATLSNYMMIQAISRIEDMAKADGLFMESMCAAVSQTSKDAEEGLSAFLEKRAPVFR
- a CDS encoding SDR family NAD(P)-dependent oxidoreductase, yielding MQIDGCVAAVTGAGSGLGQATARRLAAQGARVAVLDLSQEAAEHAAAEIGGIGIATDVSDATAVEKAFARIEAELGVPRIVVSCAGIGTASRILPRDGSLTIDSFAKTLNVNLLGTYAVMNIAARAIAKAEPLDDDGARGVIVNTASVAFEDGQIGQAAYSASKGGVASMTLPAARELARFGIRVMAIAPGLFETAMSAGLPDEVRADILKNIPFPNRMGDADEYARLVQQIVENPMLNGTTIRLDAAARMPIK
- a CDS encoding MarR family transcriptional regulator — its product is MKLEIHNMAGHLIRRLNQISLSVFQERTKAAGFAITSVQFAAMNAIRANPGLDQASLAGLIAYDRATIGGVVDRLAGRGLVERAVCAHDRRAKTVTLSAAGEALLQELIPVVRGIQDDILAGLDPEERDEFLRLAAKIAEAGNHLSRAPLHLPRKE
- a CDS encoding TRAP transporter substrate-binding protein, with the protein product MFTKTRLLSTIAAATLTATSAFAQDVTLIMHHFLPPVANAHKVMLEPWAEQVEAESDGRIDIQIYPSMSMGGKPSELYSQVRDGTADIVWTLLGYTPGVFPRTEVFELPTVHKGSATDTTVALNASMDLLAEDFKDIHVLFLHANDGNLIHSGTQEVKTFEDVAGLKLRTPSRTGAWLIEAIGAEPVSLPVSAVPEGMAKGVIDGAMTTYEIVPALKLQELDKYTAELPDGDRFGTAVFMVAMNQDAYDRLPDDLKAVIDAHSGMNVAAEIGAMWEGFEDNGINALDAAGVTRTTFSAEDAEKFSAAGDTVVDRWIEEVSGKDIDGAALVDAARAAVASAQDARGSQAD
- a CDS encoding TRAP transporter small permease, which encodes MHAHVTRLADAFAMLGGAILFVIVIVTTTNTSAFILDRILGPMGVNISGLPGYEDFVQLAISGAALLFFPFTQASRGHVAVDLFVANAPMPVKWLLDRMWLSVTTGVALFLAWWMVQGMLEIRSDAAEAGVLGWPIWPFYLPGIASMILWAIVSLSQMFGDNRYA
- a CDS encoding TRAP transporter large permease; protein product: MLDPITIGVVGLVILFVLLILRMPVGIAMILVGIGGTYVLSLALPYVRFVPYLRQFKTLLWENVASYDLSVVPLFVLMGYIAAEARLSSDLFKGLEALLSRLRGGVAMAAIAACGGFGAVCGSSLATAATMGKVALPELKALGYKDRLSAGALAAGGTLGILIPPSVALVIYAIIVEGSILKMFQAAVIPGLLAVLSFIAVIAILVRVDPSLAPEPRPMERDARNRALKRLLPVILIFGAIILGLGFGLFTPTPAASIGVFLIGAYGFALRGLTGEGLNWAGLKRALHATAITSGMIYLILFGAEVLKGFFTRTGLPQALSEWAATSGMDPMLVLVIMLGVFILLGCFMESLAMILVVVPFFWPTLIALNGGDYVTAEMAAFGMGNEELKIWFGILALIVVELGLITPPVGLNVFIISSLAKDTKMSTIFRGVLPFLGSEVIRVGLILMIPALTLTVPRLIGG